TACTTGACACGCATACGCGCATCGCGCAAAATTCACGGCTTCACGGCTTCACGGCTTCACGGCTTCACGGCTTCACGGCTTCACGGCTTCACGGCTTCACGGCTTCACGGCTTCACGGCTTCACGGCTTCACGGCTTCACGGCTTCACGGCATAGGGCGAATTCCGCCCGAAATCCAAAACATACGATCATCTCTCTCGGCGGTGCACGAAGGGTATCTTTCGCGCGCCGCAGCTCTTTGTCACGGAACGCAGCGAAAGAAACGCCTGCACGGCTTTGTTTTCCATGCGGTTGATTGTCGGCTTCAAAGCAGCGCATATATCAAACAGGTTTAGGAGGAATTATGATACACAAAAAATCGTTTACGGCTGCGGCGCTTGCCGCAGTATTTTTGCTTGCAGGCTGTCAGCAAAATGCCGAAACGCCGGCACAGCCGCCGAAGGACACGACAGCACCTGCCGAAGTTGCAAACTTTACGGCGACGCCCGGAAGTGCAAGCGTCGTCATTTTAAGCTGGAAAAACCCGGCCGACGACGACCTCTATCAGGTAGAGATCACGGCAAACCCCGCTCACGGCTCGCTTAAAAACGCCATATACCTTGCGGCGGAAAAGGGAAAAGATGTAAGCTACAGTGCGGACGGTTTAAGAGCCGACACGAACTACATCTTTACGGTAAAAACCGTTGATACGTCGCTCAACAAAAGCGCGGGCGCTGTGAAAAAGCTCTATGACGACCCCGTCATTACAAAGATTGCGATCCCCCGTGCGGGCATAAGCTATGGGGGAAATGTGCTCCCCGTAACGATTGTCGGAAAAAACTTTACCGCTCCCGGCATAAGCGCGGCCGATTTCAGCGGTACGGGTGCAACCTTTTCAAATTTCAAAGTTATAAGCGATGTAAAAGCGACTGCGGAAGTAAGCTGTCCGAATACGGCAGGCGAGCATATTGTTACGGTACACTGTAAAGGCGCGAGCAAAACGGGAATGCTTTCCGTCAAGGACTACACCGGTTGGGATCCCGGAAAAATCGTACTTGCGGATAATACGGTAGTCGATAAAGACGGCTATACGGCAATAGATTCGGCAAATCCGCCAGTCGCAGTCGTTTACAAAACGAACGCATATGGGGGTGCGATCGGCGTTGCGCTGCACAGGTCACATTTGCCGTGGGCAAAAAGGGATACGAGAGGCTATAACACGAAATTCGAAGGGATCATCTGCACGCCGAGTAGATCGCATACAAGCGGAGCTGCCGCTTGGGCGACTTTTACGGGCGATACGGGCGGAAGCGACAACTGGGATTATATATGTTCCGTAGACCCCGTAGGAGCGGCGAATGCCGCCGTAAACTACCCCGCCTTCGACTGGGTGAATACGTACAATGAGACGTACAAATCCAAGCTCGGGGCAGCCCGTCCCGCATGGTATATGCCGAGCATAGCCGAACTCTCGGAAGTGTATAAAAATAAGGATACGGTAAATGCAAGTCTTTTGAAAATCAAGGGGATTAACGGCGCCTATGCGGATGCAAATCTCGAAACGGGGTGGTTCTGGTCGTCGTCGCAGTTTTCCAACAACAATTACTATGCGTGGCTTGCGGAATTCGGTAGCGGCACCTTTTACTACAGCTACAAGTACTACGATTACGATGTGTGTTGTATAGCCGGCTTTTAACGTGAGCGTTGGTAGTGCGTACATGAGCTTCCGTACGGCTCGTGCACGCACGGAAGTAAGTATGGAACGTGGCGAAATGTCGCAGGAGTTTTACGGTATGGACTTATTCGCTTCGCTTGAGAGAAAGAGGATTTTGATTCAGGATTTAAAATATATAATCGAATTGCAGCGGTTTTTCGGACATAATATATATAAACGCAAAGATCCGCCCCCTTCCAAGGACAAGACCAAGACAAACATCGACATCGACTTTTTCGCACCGTATTTTACGCGCGATACAAAAAAGGTGATCGGTAAAAACGGTATTTATTGCTATGCACCCGTCCTGCTTTTTTTCGCGATACGGGCGGCAATACGAAAAAGCTTTTTGCAGAACGGCGAAAAGCTTTGGAAGAAATGTTCGGCAGCGCCCTCGTTATGAAATGGGAATACGGACTCTGTCTTGACGAAGAAGAACGCGAAACGGAAAAAACATATTATTTCCTCGGTGAACCGATATGGCTTTCCGAACCGCTTCTGAAAGTCTCTCCGAAAGCGAAGGGAAAGCAGGCGCATACTATAGGGATACATAATTGGATAGGAGCCAATTATGTAAAATCCATGTCGGACTTTTGCAAAGACGTCGTTCAGTCGGTAAAACAGTAATTCGACAGGCTGTCGAAAAAGTAACCGACTTTTCCGGTAACCGACTTTTGAGACAGCCCCATTACCCATTATCCATTGTTTTCCCTTCTATACAAAAACCGGCATTACCGTTATAATAATTAATATGGTACGTTCGGATTTGATAAAATCGATCAGCGCGGCGGTCGAACTCGATAAGAGAATATGCGGAGAAGTCGTTTCGGCAATGCTCGAAGAGATATACACGGTTTTGGAAAACGGCGGCAAATATACGCAGTCGGGCTTCGGTGTTTTCGATACCCAAGTACACAAAGGGAAGGTTCGGCGCAATCCTTTTACAAAACAAAAAATGCGCTATCCCGAAAAGCGCACCGTACGTTTTAAACCGGCAAAAATTTTAAAGGATACGCTGAATGCCGAATAAAAAGACGACTCTCAAAAACGCGGCGAATGCTTCGGAATCGGTAACGGTTTCCGTACTCGCCGAACGCATCAAATCGCGCCTTGCGGACAAATCTCTCGACGACAATAAAATTAAACAGGTTATCAATTCGTTTTTCGACGCGGTCAGGAGGGACATCCTCGATAACGGTTCATTTAAACTCCTCGGCTTCGGTACTTTCGACCGGATGCTCGTCGACGAAAAAGAGCGTACGGATCCTTCCACAGGTGAAACGATTATTACGCCCGGACAGTATAAAATTAAATTCGTTCCGGTGTCGGCGCTCGCAAAACGTATCAATAAACCCTACGAGCATTTGCAGCCGGAAGTCATCGAAGAAGCGCCCGCCGAAGAAGAAGCGAAAATCGAACCGAATAAAGTATCGGACGATTTTTCCAAAAATCAAAAAGAATCCGAATCGCTCCGCGATGCTTTCGCCGAAATCGACGGGTTCGATGGAAATGACGGGACCGACGCTTTCGATTCGGATTTTGATTCCGACGTTTCCCCTTCAAATGCTCCTCAAACGGAAGCGCAAAGAAGACCGCCGGAGGGGACTCAAGCGGCGCAAAAATCGGTTCGCTCTGCAATTTATGAAGCGCCTCGTTCCGTGCCTTATGAAACGCCGTCTCCTGCCGGCGGTTCGGCCGTAGAAAATCAAACGGTCCGGCACGCGGTCATACAGCAGCAAATTATCGAGCGGCAGATCGTCCGGCAGCGCGTCGTTCAAGACCGGCACGCCGAGGATGCTCGCGAAACGGAAGAAGACGTATTCGATCCCGATTATGACGGCGACGATTACGAAGAAGGAATCCAACGCTATATAAGCCGCTGCTGGTTTTTTGCCGGTGTGGCAGTCGTTCTTACCGCTTTGATGATCGGCGCCCTCGTGTATGTGTTTTCGCATCGTACGCCCGAAGCCAAGCTTGTAAAAACCGCGGCTCCCGAACCGAAAACGGTCGTCGTAGAACAAGTGCCGGAAAGCCGAATCGTTTCGCTTGAAATTGCGGCGGATGACAATCTTTATGCCGCTCTTGCGCAGGCGGAGTACGGCGAGCGGAATCTCTGGCCCTATATTTTCAGCGCGAATATGCTGCGCTATCCCGATCCCGACAATCCCGGTGCGGCGCGCGAACTCATCGTGCCGTCAAAGCCCGACAAAGCGATCGATCGGCGCGATATAGAACTTTCCGTAATCGATGTCTACGATTCGTACCGTTCGCTCATCGCGGCGAATCCCCGCGGCAGAGCGGCGGC
This Treponema socranskii subsp. buccale DNA region includes the following protein-coding sequences:
- a CDS encoding HU family DNA-binding protein; its protein translation is MVRSDLIKSISAAVELDKRICGEVVSAMLEEIYTVLENGGKYTQSGFGVFDTQVHKGKVRRNPFTKQKMRYPEKRTVRFKPAKILKDTLNAE
- a CDS encoding HU family DNA-binding protein, whose amino-acid sequence is MPNKKTTLKNAANASESVTVSVLAERIKSRLADKSLDDNKIKQVINSFFDAVRRDILDNGSFKLLGFGTFDRMLVDEKERTDPSTGETIITPGQYKIKFVPVSALAKRINKPYEHLQPEVIEEAPAEEEAKIEPNKVSDDFSKNQKESESLRDAFAEIDGFDGNDGTDAFDSDFDSDVSPSNAPQTEAQRRPPEGTQAAQKSVRSAIYEAPRSVPYETPSPAGGSAVENQTVRHAVIQQQIIERQIVRQRVVQDRHAEDARETEEDVFDPDYDGDDYEEGIQRYISRCWFFAGVAVVLTALMIGALVYVFSHRTPEAKLVKTAAPEPKTVVVEQVPESRIVSLEIAADDNLYAALAQAEYGERNLWPYIFSANMLRYPDPDNPGAARELIVPSKPDKAIDRRDIELSVIDVYDSYRSLIAANPRGRAAAIRKEHAVIALICGESLYGGFIDKYAIRLDAEDVSAARERIKNAGR